The genomic interval ACGCGAAGACGGCGATGCCGACGCGGAGGACAGTGTTCCCCGCCACGTTCTGTACCGTGTCCTCCGACACGGGGACGCTCTCGTCGTACCCGGCCAGGAGAAACGTCCACCCGCGGAACTTGATCAGTGCGCCCGCGACAGTGACGAGGGCCCCGACGGCGATCCACTCCAGTGCGTCGGCAGAGAGCGCTAGCATCTCTCGTCACTCCCGTCGGGTGCCACCTCGAAGGTCGTGAGTATCCCGAACAGACCTGTCGTGGTGTCCTGGATCGACAGGCCCGCAGCCTCGACCACCTCGCGTGGATCCTGGGTCATGCGACAGCCGCTCTTCTCGTAGTGGGCGTCGGCCCGCCAGTCCTGCCAGCGGGCGATGGGTGCCACGTCACTCCGACCGTGTTCGACGAGACGGATCGTACCGTCCGGTCGACAGACCCGTTCCATCTCCCGGAGCGCGGCGACGGGGTCCGGGAAAGTGCACGTCGACATCGCCGAGATCACTGCATCGAAGCTGTCGTCGGCGAAGTCGAGCGCCTGCGCGTCCATCTCCCGGAGCGTCCCGTCGCGGCCGAGCGACGCGAGCTGGTCGCTGGCCCTGTCCAGCATCGCCGGACTGATGTCGATCCCGACGAGGTCGGCCGACTCGGGTAGATACCGGAAGTTCGCCCCGGTTCCACAGGCGACGTCGAGTACTCGGCCGTCGACATCACCGAACCGGTGGCGGCGATAGCGTCCCGTGAGGAGTCGGTCGACGCGTTCGAACCGGTGCATCCAGTCGGCGTGGTCCGCGTACCAGGATTTGATCTCGGAGACCGACATCGACTGGTGTGAGACTGGATCGGTGTCGGTCGGCTGTGCCGTTCGATGATCGTGAGTGCCGTCGGTATGGTCTGAATGAGTCATTGTATTCGGTCGCTAGTTCTCGCAGAGGGTACTGCCGAAGAACTCGACAGTCCGTGTGTTGTACTCGACGCGGTTCGCCGTTCGCTCGACGCCGTGGCCCTCGTCGTCGAACAGCAGGTACTCGTGTTCGACGTCGCGCTCCTGCAGTGACGCAATGAGTCGATCGACCTCGCTCTGGGGAACCCGGGGGTCGTTCCCACCCTGGACGATCAGTACCGGAACGTCGATGTCGTCGACGTACGTAATCGGCGACCGATCGGCGTACAGATCCGGTTTCTCCGCTGGGGCCCCACAGAACTTCCGGAGCAGCATATCGGCGGTGTCCCCCCTGGTGTTCTCGACGGCAGTCTCCCAGTCGACGACACCACAGACGCTCGCGCTGGCGTCGAACGCGTCGGTCGCACCGACGCCCAGCAGTGCCATGGAGCCGCCGTAGGCGGTCCCGACGATGCCGACGTTCTCTCGCCCCCGCTCCCGGAGGTAACTTGCGGCTGCGACCACGTCCGTGAGATCGTCGCCACCGAGGTCCTCGTCGCTGGCCGTCCGGAACGCTCGACCGTAACCGAGGCTCCCCCGGACGTCCGGGGCTAGGACTTCGAAGCCGGCGTGGGCGAGCGCCTGTGTGGTGAGGTCGAGGGGGTTGTAGGCCTGTGCTTCCGGCCCGCCGTGGGCTTTGACGATTCCCCCGACCGGAGCGCAGTCGGGCATGTAGAGCCGGGCTGCTATCTCGGTGCCGTCGAACGACTCGTAGGTGACGTCTTCGGGCGAGACTGTCGGACCGTCGACCTGACCCACCGTGACCACGGGGTCACCGTCTCGGTGGAGGTCGCCGTCGGTCGCAGAGTTCGAATGCCTGTAATAGACGTCACCGTCGATGGTCTTGACGTCCACGTTCATCCCGGACGACTCGACGGTCGTGACTGCGCCGTCGGTGAGTCGACGCAGTTTCCAATCGCCTCGGCTGGCTTCGAGGAAGACGATATCACCGCCCTCGGTCCACTGGGGGTCGTACTTGTCGCGGTTGTTCACGTACCGGAGGGTGTAGTCACCGTCGGGTTCGGCGACCGCGAGTTCACGGTAGCCGGTCTGGTGGTTAGTCGTGAACACGACTCCATCTGTCCCCCAAGCACCGCGGCCGTCGTCGGTGAACGCGAACGACTGTTCCGAGTCGGGTTCGTCGACGAACACGTCGTCTCGTCCGGTACGACGGTCGACGACACGGAGGCAGGCGTCGTCGACGGTGCCTGCCTGATAGACGATCCGCGTGCCGTCGGGCGACCACGCGTATCCCATCACCGGCGCGTCGCTCTCGGAGAGTCTGGTGACGGTGCCGTCGTCGAGCGTGACCGTGTACAGGTCCAGCGAGCGGTTCCGGTTCGAGACGAACGAGACCTGATCCGACACCGTCGGATGCTGACGGGCACGGAAATTTCGGAACCCATCGTTGAGGACGGGCGTCGTCGACCCGCTCTCGGGATCGACTTCCAGGAGGTCGTACTGCTCTGTGCCACCCTGGTCGCGGTATGCGAGGAGTGTGCCACGGTCCCGGAGCCAGGTGGGGTTCGTGAGGTCGCCATCGGCGTCGGTGAGTGAGCCGTTTGGCGTCTGCAGATCGTACTCGCCGCCATCGTATGCGGCGTAGACGAGTGTTCCCTCGGGCGTCATCGTGTACCCGGAGACCCCGTGTGATCGTGCGAGTTGGTCCAGATACGCTTCGAACTGTTCGGTCGATCGGTTCGCTGTGGTGGTGTCAGTCGTCGTCATATCGGTGTCTGCCTCGATTCACACCCGAAACGACGATTCGACTACACATAAGTATTATCGAATGATTGATATATTATCGAGAGTGTTTCAAAATCGGATTTAAGCGGTTTCGTGGGACCGAGAACGGGTTTAATTACAATGCAAGAGAGCTGCCGTGTGCCGTATCGATTCAGTAAAACGTGCTTTTGAAACTATTCTTTCATACTTGTCGTCAGGGAGGATGCTGTTCTCGTACGCGCACAACAAGAAGGAGGTCTAGAATGGATCGAGAGGACGCCGGAGATGGTATCAGTCGTCGCCCGGGATCGGAGAATCCGTCTCTCCGAGCGAGGGGCGCGGCGTGACAGACCACTCGCGCTGGGTAACTCGCCACCAGATAACCAGGACGGATGGCAGCACGAACACCGAGGTGAGGAACGCGTAGACGATGGAGATTGCGGTGAGAACGCCGAACTGGCCCAGCGCCGGGGAGATCGCCAGGGCGAGGACGCCGATGCCTGCCGTCGTCGTCAACATGCTGCCCAGCAATGCACCGCCGGTTCCGCTGACAGTCGCGTCCAGTGCCGCCTGGAGCGGTTGTTCCTGTATCTCGTCGGCGAACCGGTGGGTGACGTGAACAGTGTAGTCCACGCCGAGCCCGATCGTGACCGCGAGAATCGTCGCCGTGATGGCGTTGAACGGAATGCCGAGCAGTCGCATCGTCCCGGCGATGGCACTGACGGTGACGACAATGGGCACGAGGTTCGCGATGCCGAGGGACGCCTGACCTTCCAGAACCCGATAGGCAGCCATCAAGAACAGCGCGGTTCCGGCGAGTGCCACCACGAGCGATTGCACCGCCGATTCCAGGACAAGGTCGGTCACTGCTTGTAACACCACGGTGTTTCCGGTGGCGATGGCAGTGTACCGGAAGTCGGCGGCGACCTGGCGGGTGTCCGCCGCCACGTCGTCGTTGCTGGCGTCGGCTTGCACCATGTAGACGATGCGGGCGTTCCGATAGTCCTCGCCGATGTACCGGAGCGCTCGGTCCCTAGACGAGGAGTCCAGCAGGTAGTCGTACACCTTGCCGAGGTTGTCGTCGGGAACCCCGTTGTCGTTGTGATCGTTGCGCTGGACGAGCCGCCGGAACTCGGGGTCACGTGCTGCCCGGTCCTGGATCACGGTCAGGATGGACGTCGCGTCGGCCCGGCCGTTCTCGCGAACGAACGAGTCGGGTGGGTCCCTGTTGGTCCGGTAGATCGACTCCAGCGCGTCGTCCTGTCGCATCGGCCGTTCCAGGTATATCGTGGTCGTGTCGCTCTGCCGGGCGTCAAAGGTGTCGTCCAGGAAGTTGATCTGCTCGGTGACGGTGTAGGTTCCAGGCCGGAACGGTTCCGGGAGCTGCATCAGGAAGTCGGGGTTCTCTTCCGGGGGGAGGAAGTCAGTCCGCTCGAAACTGGTCGAGACGTCCGTCGCGTACACCCCGGAACCAGCGCTCGTGAGGAGGAGCAGGCCGACGAACAGGACAGGCGCGCGGTTCGCGACGTACACGCCGCCCCCGAGGACTCGTGCCAGCGCTGACCCGTCGGACCCGAGCGGCCGGCGGCTGAGCGTCGGGATCGGGTATCGCTCTCGGAGCCGGTCGAGCTCTACTTTGGCAGCCGGCAGGAACACACCGAAGATGAGGAACGTGAACGTCATTCCGATAGCGGCCACCGCACCGAAGTCCCTGATCGGAGGCAGCGAGCTGGTGAGATTCGCTCCGAACCCGATCACAGTCGTCCCAGTCACGATGAAGAAGGCGACCAGGAGCTGATCGGTCGTGACCCGCATCGAGTCGGCGATGCCAGTACCGTCTGCCCGCTCCTCTCGATACCGGTTCACGGCGTGGATCCCGAAGTCGATCCCCACTGCGAGCAACAGCGGGGGAACGGCGATCAGGAGCGTCGAGAACGGGATACCCGCCAACCCCATGAAGCCGAACGTCCACACGATCGCCATGAACAGCGAGAGGGTCCCGAGCAGCAGGTCCGCCAGGTCCCGGTAGGCGACCACGAGGAAGAGGAGGATGAACAGCACTGCGGCAGGGACGACGATGAGGATCGAATCGACCAGCACGCTGGCGTTCTCGCTGGCCACGACACCGGTCCCGAAGACGGTCATCGAGCCACCGGCAGCCGACTGCACGGTGAACTGCGCCCGCTGCTGGATACTCGTCAGCGGGCTGGACCCGCTCTGTCCCGTCCCCGAGGAGAGTCCCGCTGGAACCTCGTGGGTGACGATGCCGACGGTCGCGGAGGCTGTCGCGGCCTCCCGGTTGAAATCTGTACTCACCAGCGAACCGAACCGGGGGTTCGTCGCTGCGACGTCACGGACTGCACGGTCAACGTCGCTCTCGGAGGCCCGTTCGACGGTCCGAATCTGTGCCCCAAGCGTGGTCGCCGACGGGTCGAGCCGCTGGGCCACCAACTGCGCTGCACTGGATGTACTCTGGACACGTAGGTCGTCGTCCGCGGAGAGACGCTGCTGGACCCGCAGCATCCGCAACAACCCCTCTTTCGAGAGGACGTTCTCACCACGCTGGACGAGTTGCGCACTCCCGGTATCCGCCGTGAACGTCGGCGAGAACTCCTCGTTGACTCGCTCGAAGGCCTGCTCGGCGGGCAGGCCGCTCGTGAACTGGGAGGTCCCAGAGTTCGTCGAGACGTTGCCCAGACCCGCAGTGAACAGCAGCGTCACGACCAGGAAGGTAGCAACGACTCGCCGCGAGTCGTCAACGATGCGGTCGTCGATCCGGTCGATGAGCGCCTGGTAGTTCATCTCACTGGTACCTGCTGTAGCCGCCCACTGCGAGGAGTCCGACGATCACGAGGCCGCCGACGGCAGTCAGCGGGACACCGCCGCCGCTCTCGGAGGACACCCGAATCGGTACGCGATAGGTATCCGACACTGGCGTGTCGCCGTCCGGTTCCTCGTAGCGGAAGTCCAGCGAGAGCGGGTAGGCCTTCGTGAGTGCGCCACCGCTCGCGCTGATGCTGAACCTGAGCGTGGTGGACTCGCCGGGAGCGAGCGAGGAGACGAACGCCTCGTCGTCAGACACCGAGATGGGAGCGTCGGCAAACAGTTTGGCGGAGACGTCGGTCACCTGTTCGTCACCAGTGTTGGTGACGATAACGTCGATGGTCGAGGACCCACCAGCGGTGACGGTCCCGTTGTCCACGGACACGTCGAATTCGTCGGTCGCGTCGGCAACAGTAGCCTGCCCTACCAGACTGTCGCTCTCGTGGCGGTCGCCGTCGCCGTCACGGTAGACAGCGACGAATTCGAACTGCCGGGGTCCGGCGTCCGCACTGTCGGAGACGTCGACGCCGAACGTGACCGTCGCCGACTCGCCCGCAGCGAGGTCACCGACCGCGAACTGGGTCTCCTGTGGCGAGATGTTGCTGTGGTCGCTCTGCCAGTTCACCACGAGATTCTCGACGGCACGGTCGCCGGTGTTCGTGAGTGTGGCGTTCACTCGGCCGTCGTCACCGGTACGCAACGTGCCGTCGATACCGTCGAGTCGGAACGACTGCTCCTGCTGTGGCGTCAGCCCGATAGACAGGGGGTCGGTCTGCGAACTGTCTCCCTCCGGATCCTCGTATCTGACCTGTGCCGAAAGCGCGTACGACTGTCGGTCGGAATTCGAGTCTGCCGTTGCCCGGACGCTCACGGTCCGG from Haloarcula pelagica carries:
- a CDS encoding DUF3784 domain-containing protein; this encodes MLALSADALEWIAVGALVTVAGALIKFRGWTFLLAGYDESVPVSEDTVQNVAGNTVLRVGIAVFAFGVLRAALTLPSYLGALIGAAIVLEVARMVYRVNAQRPAAT
- a CDS encoding class I SAM-dependent methyltransferase: MSVSEIKSWYADHADWMHRFERVDRLLTGRYRRHRFGDVDGRVLDVACGTGANFRYLPESADLVGIDISPAMLDRASDQLASLGRDGTLREMDAQALDFADDSFDAVISAMSTCTFPDPVAALREMERVCRPDGTIRLVEHGRSDVAPIARWQDWRADAHYEKSGCRMTQDPREVVEAAGLSIQDTTTGLFGILTTFEVAPDGSDERC
- a CDS encoding efflux RND transporter permease subunit, which gives rise to MNYQALIDRIDDRIVDDSRRVVATFLVVTLLFTAGLGNVSTNSGTSQFTSGLPAEQAFERVNEEFSPTFTADTGSAQLVQRGENVLSKEGLLRMLRVQQRLSADDDLRVQSTSSAAQLVAQRLDPSATTLGAQIRTVERASESDVDRAVRDVAATNPRFGSLVSTDFNREAATASATVGIVTHEVPAGLSSGTGQSGSSPLTSIQQRAQFTVQSAAGGSMTVFGTGVVASENASVLVDSILIVVPAAVLFILLFLVVAYRDLADLLLGTLSLFMAIVWTFGFMGLAGIPFSTLLIAVPPLLLAVGIDFGIHAVNRYREERADGTGIADSMRVTTDQLLVAFFIVTGTTVIGFGANLTSSLPPIRDFGAVAAIGMTFTFLIFGVFLPAAKVELDRLRERYPIPTLSRRPLGSDGSALARVLGGGVYVANRAPVLFVGLLLLTSAGSGVYATDVSTSFERTDFLPPEENPDFLMQLPEPFRPGTYTVTEQINFLDDTFDARQSDTTTIYLERPMRQDDALESIYRTNRDPPDSFVRENGRADATSILTVIQDRAARDPEFRRLVQRNDHNDNGVPDDNLGKVYDYLLDSSSRDRALRYIGEDYRNARIVYMVQADASNDDVAADTRQVAADFRYTAIATGNTVVLQAVTDLVLESAVQSLVVALAGTALFLMAAYRVLEGQASLGIANLVPIVVTVSAIAGTMRLLGIPFNAITATILAVTIGLGVDYTVHVTHRFADEIQEQPLQAALDATVSGTGGALLGSMLTTTAGIGVLALAISPALGQFGVLTAISIVYAFLTSVFVLPSVLVIWWRVTQREWSVTPRPSLGETDSPIPGDD
- a CDS encoding S9 family peptidase, which translates into the protein MTTTDTTTANRSTEQFEAYLDQLARSHGVSGYTMTPEGTLVYAAYDGGEYDLQTPNGSLTDADGDLTNPTWLRDRGTLLAYRDQGGTEQYDLLEVDPESGSTTPVLNDGFRNFRARQHPTVSDQVSFVSNRNRSLDLYTVTLDDGTVTRLSESDAPVMGYAWSPDGTRIVYQAGTVDDACLRVVDRRTGRDDVFVDEPDSEQSFAFTDDGRGAWGTDGVVFTTNHQTGYRELAVAEPDGDYTLRYVNNRDKYDPQWTEGGDIVFLEASRGDWKLRRLTDGAVTTVESSGMNVDVKTIDGDVYYRHSNSATDGDLHRDGDPVVTVGQVDGPTVSPEDVTYESFDGTEIAARLYMPDCAPVGGIVKAHGGPEAQAYNPLDLTTQALAHAGFEVLAPDVRGSLGYGRAFRTASDEDLGGDDLTDVVAAASYLRERGRENVGIVGTAYGGSMALLGVGATDAFDASASVCGVVDWETAVENTRGDTADMLLRKFCGAPAEKPDLYADRSPITYVDDIDVPVLIVQGGNDPRVPQSEVDRLIASLQERDVEHEYLLFDDEGHGVERTANRVEYNTRTVEFFGSTLCEN